tttctttgtttctcttgaaGTAGAGATGCAGTGTGAAAACTTTATTCATGCAAGAACGAGGTGTGGCAaggaaggaaaatgtgaaaagtaGTTGGAGAACACTGGGTGTCCTTGCAGTCCCTCCCCATGTGATAACGATGGCAGTGCAGCTGTAGGTGGCAATGCAGCTGTAGATGGTAGCATGACTGCAGATGGCAGCATGAACATAGATGTTAGCACCACTGTACATGGCAGTGTGGCTGTAAATGACAGTGCGACTGTAGGTGGTAGTGCGGCTATAGATGGCAGCATGGCTGTAGGTGGTAGTGTGGCTGTAGACGGCAGTGTGACCGTAGGTGGTAGTGTGGCTGTAGATGGCAGTGCAACTGTAGATGGCAGTCTGAAGATGGCAGTGCAGCTGTAGACGGCAGTGCGACTGTAGATGGCAGTGCAACTGTAGATGGCAATCTGAAGATGGCAGTGCAGCTGTAGATGGCAATGCGACTGTAGATGGCAGTGCAACTGTAGATGGCAGTCTGAAGATGGCAGTGCAGCTGTAGACGGCAGTGTGACTGTAGATGGCAATGCAGCTGTAGAGTAGATAGTAGTGTGACTGTAGGTGGCAGTGTGGGTGTAAATGACAGTGTGGCTGTAGATGGCAGTGCAACTGTAAATGGCGGTGTGACTGTAGATGGCAGCGCAACTGTAGAGTAGATGGTAGTGTGACTGTAGGTGGCAGTGTGGGTGTAAATGACAGTGTGGCTGTAGACAGCAGTGCAACTATAAATGGCAGTGTGACTGTAGATGGCAGTGCAGCTGTAGATGGTAGTATGACTGTAGATGGTAGTGTGACTGAAGATGGTAGTGTGACTGTAGATGGTAGTGTGACTGAAGATGGTAGTGTGACTATAGATGGTAATAGATGGTAGTGTGACTGAAGATGGTAGTGTGACTGAAGATGGTAGTGTGTGACTATAGTGCCTCGGGTCTGAGCACCTAACATTTCCACACTAAACAAGGAAGAGGGTTGGCTGCATGAGACTGCAGAATAGAAGTGGAAtggaaagattttatttaatctgGCCAGCCTGCCCTGTATCCATGGGGTTACATTGACATGAACTGGGACTTCCAAGCAGGCCCAATCGCCATAAACCTTAGCAGCTGGGTTTCCTACTGATTTGAACAGCAACTTGGATTTTGTCATTATTTAATTCAAAAGAATAGGAGTGAATTGGGTCAGTCACGTAGGTGTTCTACATTCTGATGCAGCCTGTCCTGGCAAAACCATCAGTCTGTAACTCTCTCAACACAACTCTGAGATTCAGCGTTGATTGGGTCACTGGGACCAAGGGTCACTGATTCCTTTTGCAGCCTGTGATTTTTAGACAGAATGCCTGCTGTACTCTTAGCCTCCTTAAATGTTTAGTAAGATCTCTGTCTAATGCTCTCCTTGTACTAAACCTGGGTTTTCAGTTCCTTCCAGGTCTCTGTGGAAAACTGAAGATTCATGTGCGCTTTCAGAAAAGAGGTTCCAAGGAAAAGGGCAGCCATTTAGTTTTCACAAGTCTGGGCGATGAGCGATTTGGAGCTTCCATCCTTGGCTGACATCATGAACACCAGTGCTGCTGTCCTCTATCACAAGAACGGCGGGACTTCATGCTTAGCCTTCCTGGGGAAGGGCCTGTCCCTGGGTCATGTCCCCACTGACCACAGGAGGAAGAGATGGCGTGAGGATCCTGGGGGGCCTGGCTCTGTGTCCACTCATCTCTGTGTGGATGCCTCCTGTCTCCCGGGTGATAACCGGTCACCCGAATGTGTCCTTGGCATCATTCCTGGCTTCTCCTGCTGCTTGATAACCCCTCTGGCTGCACGGAGCCCAGGACGGAGAAGGAGAGGCCTAATTCTCCCGGGGGGATGCAGGCTGAGACCACCCATGCTTAGGAGCAGGGTTTTGTGTGGGGGAGGTCCCTCCAGGGAAGGACAGTGAGCTGACGCTGTGACATTGCTCAGGATGGAGGCCCAGGGCAGACGGCATCACCAGCTGCCACAGGAGTCAGGTTTCCAGAGGGGCTGTGTCACCAGCCCTGGGGACGCCACGTCGATGTGCCTTTTGACACATTCCTGTGGACCGTCTGAGGAAAAACAGGGCACACGCATTCCTGATAAGATTGCACCAAATGGCCAGGGCGGGggctcccagcctccctctgtctcaGTTGGGGGCAGAGGGGCAGGGACAGCCAGGAGAAGGCCGAGCCAGATGCTGCTGGGCTCCCCCAGGACTCCGCCCCACTGGCGTCTTAGTTAAACTTCTTCAGCTGAGCCTCTCTTACGGCGTGGTTGAGTCACACATGAGAGGTTTTTGTCTGCCGGGAGGGGCTCTTCTTATGGGAGAACAGGGGCACGAGGTGCGTGGTGTGACTCTCAGAGATACGTCTGGACTCTGTCATGTCTGAGTGTTCCCAGGGCCAGAGCGCTGGGGGCAGGAGGCTGTGGTTTATCAAGCCCCATCTGCCAGCTGAGGTCGTGACTTTGTGTCCCTCCCTGGAGAAGGCTTCAAGGTCAGCCTCTTCTTCCTTTGGTCCTGAGCTTGCCCTGTCTCCTCCTCATTCCCCACGTCCACATGAAAGGGCAGTGTTCACAGGTGGGTTGGTCTGAGATTGAAATAGCAAGGCCTGGGATTTTCTGTTTGGGCAGCCCCCTCGAGTCAGCCTCAGAGGAGCCCAGACCTCCTGGATGGCTTTCAGTGAGCCTCCCAGTGGGCACGGCACTCGCCACCAGATGCTGCATGGACTCAGCTTCCACATGGCCACGGGTACGGCCTGGTCCTCGCACTACCAGGGGCAAGGAGGGACGCTATGCCTGGTGGGGTGAGCACTCTATCTCAAGACAAAGCAGTTCTCCAGTGTCTGCCCCACTTTTCTGTAAACCTGGGAGTCCAGCCCAGTCCATTGGCTGGAAGGAGAGGAGACGCCTCCTGTTCCAGCTCAGGGCGCTCTGCCGACCCCACTGCCTGCCCCAACCCTGGTGCTCCGGGGGGCCCCAATGCCATAGATGTGCTTCAGGGGGAGCAACTGGGGCTGTTCCAGAGGACCAAAATGGGCAGAGACCCTAAAGATATCCATGGATTGACCCCTGCTCTCTGTGGTCCCTGCCTGGCTGGCCTCCCCCCCTCACACTCTCCACAGTTCTCATGCAATGCAGCACCTCTAAAAATGCTGCCCTAAAAATGTGTGCTTTGGAACAGCAGCTTCCTCCTCTCCGACCAAGTTCGGGCCCCTTCTACCCTTCAGTGGCTGTAGGCAGTCGGGGGCCCTGGATGGGGTGGGCCGGGGGCAGGGCAGGGCGCTGTGGGCTCCGGGCAGACACACCAACCTGTTGTGTTTGGAGATGCACCTGGGAGTGTGCTGACATCTGTGTGGAGGACCATGGGTCTGTTCATCCCCCACTGGCTGCACCCCGGGAGGCTGCAGCATGTACTATTCAGCCCCCACACTACAGTTATTCTTGTATCTGCCTCGTCGCTGGCCTTGCTGCCCATGACTCCCTCAGGTCAGCCCCACGTCTCTGTCAAACTTTCATCCTCCACAATTCTGCACAGCCTGtaaatgcttaaaaaatattgcagaacagGTGAGTCACATTACAGAAAGGAAGCAACCTGGAAAAGCACAGACGTTCCCTCCCCTTCTGCACCTGTTAAAGTAAGGGAGGGGCATAAGGGGGTGGGACCTGCACAAGGTGCAGCTGATGGAAATGTAGTCTTTGGGGAAAGCCCTGGCTCTGAAATGGCAAAGGCCGCGTGCCTGGGAAAAGGAATAATGTGTCTGATCCAGAGACGGCCGCCCTGCCCCAAAGGCTGTCACGCTGCCATCCAGTTATCTCTTCTGCAGTGATAGAATGGGCTTGACCTAAAAATTCAGTGACAGAAAAATGTCATCTAATGCTGCTTAGTGAAGTCGGGCGGTCAGCGGATGAGGGCAGAAGGTCACTGGTCTTTGACAGAACTCGTGGACGGCGAAATAACAAAACAGGGTTCAGGCTGCATGGTCAGCAGCAGAGACAAAGAATTCGTCCAAAATAAACAAGTGAGCTCCCAGCAGAAGCCTGTGAAGTCTCCCGttctgctcaaaccacacacaTGTGGCCCGCAGAGGAGCCTGCAGAGGCCCACAGGGCACTCAAGAGGCGGAGCGTGAGACCCAGGCCACCGGCTGTCCTCCCCGTCAGAACAAAAGGTTCACGGAAAGGGCTAGGAGGACACAGCGAGGGGAACCGAATGCCAACGGCATTTCCTGGATCTTTTGCACCGTAGTCTAAGCATTTAGAGGAAGCACCGCGAGTTTGCTGCCCTGGAAGCCGACGTGCTCCCCAGACACGAGACGCAGGACTGCAGGCCTCGCCCCACAGCTTGAGAGGCTGTGTTGGGACACATCCAGGAAGGAAGGCTTCAGTGACACAGAACCTGGCTGACTTACACACCCGCTGTCTAAAGACGGGGTGCTGGCTGGTGAACTCGAGCGACTCACGGCAGACCCGGAGTGAAAGTCATGGGTCTGTACCCATGTGGGGTCCTCCATGGCTGCGCTCGCAGAGACCGAGCTGGACTGCACTGTGCATTGGCTGGAAGGAGAGGAGCCACTGTGAGTCCCGGCTCACAGCACTCTGCCCACCCCAGTGCCCACCCCAACCCTGGTACTCTAGGGCCCCCCCCCATGCCACAGACACATGTCAGGGAGTCACTTGGGGCTGTTCCCAAGGACCAGGAGGGACAAATGCCCTAAAGATGTCCATGGTTTGACCCCTGCTGTCTGTGGGCCCTGCCTGGCTGGCCTCCCCTTCTCACACTCTCCACAGTACTCACGCAACGCAGCACGTCTAAAAAGGCCGTCCTGAAAATGTGCGCTTCGGGGAAGAACAGCTTCCTCCTCTCCGAGTGGATAGGGCTGGCCCAATGAGGTGTGATTTTCATTGCGGTAAAATGTGCATCACGTAACACTGGGGCTCTCGTCACCGTTTTTAATTGTACACTTTGGAGGCATGATGTGCGTTCATCGTCACCACCTTCCACCCACAGAGCTTCTTCATCTTC
This genomic stretch from Chlorocebus sabaeus isolate Y175 chromosome 13, mChlSab1.0.hap1, whole genome shotgun sequence harbors:
- the LOC103240939 gene encoding LOW QUALITY PROTEIN: putative uncharacterized protein FLJ45177 (The sequence of the model RefSeq protein was modified relative to this genomic sequence to represent the inferred CDS: inserted 1 base in 1 codon), with translation MAFSEPPSGHGTRHQMLHGLSFHMATGTAWSSHYQGQGGTLCLXGVSTLSQDKAVLQCLPHFSVNLGVQPSPLAGRRGDASCSSSGRSADPTACPNPGAPGGPNAIDVLQGEQLGLFQRTKMGRDPKDIHGLTPALCGPCLAGLPPSHSPQFSCNAAPLKMLP